The Colletotrichum higginsianum IMI 349063 chromosome 2, whole genome shotgun sequence genome has a segment encoding these proteins:
- a CDS encoding PHD-finger domain-containing protein, with the protein MDTGRLSSFPFGNPNAQPPTPKQTPISAVFPSPVFETPKQPQGHFDDAAGWTPRFAEEYSVFNTTPGNLRASPRPFPDFSHTTTSYTSEATLKRPLSAESLAAQIATHANHFSPNPNLSLPPVAPARRLPSSPNSPNEQTEFSGREDAVVSPEPVSQDKPSEEPKGREGAADPNGQTATPPPSSHKGGRKLAQRLHAANMQNDHGYGQPDFSGTPHHPNLAAAFVNGTDMFGFPMSAPANASASFWDPSADMSGMDIDFSFGPNVFQTSGHRHMPSFDASQMFQEASALPPSNGQETSQPIKRTRPLAPKPAVHHVPSSSADISMASVSFVDDPFGIVSPGGVNPGLLFGRPSSSGIASGIPVTQGSAQFALAAAAEYQSRAPMHSDVRRSLSTKEMGSENKTGGNAYVNPSAKPNGRPSGLQRSPFNRDRRSLTDQQSAQTAHQAAPLAGCPL; encoded by the exons ATGGACACAGGCcgtctttcttctttccc CTTTGGAAACCCAAACGCTCAACCGCCTACCCCCAAACAGACTCCCATCTCTGCCGTTTTCCCGAGTCCTGTCTTCGAAACCCCCAAGCAACCACAAGGTCACtttgacgacgccgccggctggACGCCTCGCTTTGCAGAGGAATACTCCGTCTTCAATACGACCCCCGGCAATCTTCGAGCTTCCCCGCGTCCCTTCCCCGACTTTTCCCATACCACGACATCGTATACTTCTGAGGCCACGCTGAAGAGGCCCTTGTCCGCCGAGAGCCTTGCTGCACAGATAGCAACCCATGCCAACCACTTCTCGCCCAACCCGAACCTATCCTTGCCGCCAGTTGCTCCCGCTCGACGacttccctcctctcccaACTCCCCGAACGAACAAACCGAGTTTTCTGGTCGAGAGGACGCCGTGGTGAGCCCCGAGCCCGTGTCGCAGGACAAGCCGTCTGAAGAGCCCAAGGGCAGGGAGGGCGCTGCGGACCCCAACGGGCAAACCGctactcctcctccctcttcccacAAAGGTGGTCGGAAACTGGCTCAGAGGCTTCACGCCGCCAATATGCAAAATGATCACGGCTACGGCCAGCCTGATTTTTCCGGAACCCCACACCATCCCAACTTGGCGGCCGCCTTTGTGAACGGCACCGACATGTTCGGCTTTCCCATGTCTGCGCCAGCGAATGCTTCTGCAAGCTTCTGGGACCCCAGTGCGGATATGTCGGGGATGGATATCGACTTTTCCTTCGGTCCCAATGTGTTCCAGACATCGGGCCACCGCCACATGCCTTCATTCGACGCCTCGCAAATGTTTCAGGAGGCGAGCGCCTTGCCACCCTCGAATGGTCAGGAGACTTCTCAGCCTATCAAGCGCACTCGTCCTTTGGCTCCCAAGCCTGCCGTGCATCATGTCCCGTCCAGCTCCGCAGATATCTCCATGGCATCAGTCTCGTTCGTGGATGACCCTTTTGGCATTGTGAGCCCCGGCGGAGTCAATCCGGGTCTGCTGTTCGGCCGGCCATCATCGTCCGGCATAGCTTCTGGCATCCCCGTCACGCAGGGCTCGGCACAGTTcgccctggctgctgctgcggaaTACCAGTCCAGAGCACCAATGCACAGCGACGTCCGTCGTTCTCTCAGTACGAAGGAAATGGGATCTGAGAATAAAACAGGCGGCAACGCATATGTGAACCCATCTGCCAAGCCAAACGGGCGGCCCAGCGGGCTCCAGCGGAGC CCATTCAACCGAGACCGCAGGTCACTAACGGACCAGCAGTCGGCTCAAACCGCCCACCAAGCCGCCCCTCTGGCAGGATGTCCCCTCtga
- a CDS encoding 3-isopropylmalate dehydrogenase: MATHNIVVFAGDHCGPEVVAEAVKILKTIEANSPSAGKFNLQEHLLGGASIDATGSPLTDEALAAANGADAVLLGAIGGPKWGTGAVRPEQGLLKLRKEMGTYGNLRPCSFASEALVDFSPLKAEVCRGTDMVIVRELTGGIYFGERKEDTGDGKAWDTEPYSREEVERIGRLAGFLAIARGEKTVWSLDKANVLATSRLWRKVITELFEREFPQLKIEHQLIDSAAMLLVKSPRALNGVVVTSNLFGDIISDEASVIPGSIGLLPSASLSGIPDGKGKCNGIYEPIHGSAPDISGKGIVNPIGTILSVAMMLRYSLNLPKEAQAVEDAVKAVIDNGVRTKDLGGSAGTKEVGDAIVAELAKALKA, encoded by the exons ATGGCGACGCACAACATTGTGGTGTTTGCTGGCGACCACTGCGGTCCTGAG GTCGTCGCTGAGGCTGTCAAG ATCCTTAAGACGATCGAGGCCAACAGCCCCTCGGCCGGCAAGTTCAACCTGCAGGagcacctcctcggcggt GCCTCCATCGACGCTACTGGCTCCCCGCTCaccgacgaggccctcgccgccgccaacggagccgatgccgtcctcctcggcgccatcggcggccCGAAATGGGGCACTGGCGCCGTCCGCCCGGAACAGGGCCTCCTCAAGCTTCGCAAGGAGATGGGCACCTACGGTAACCTCCGCCCCTGCAGCTTCGCCTccgaggccctcgtcgacttctctcccctcaaggccgaggtctGCCGCGGCACCGACATGGTCATCGTCCGCGAGCTGACGGGCGGCATCTACTTTGGCGAGCGCAAGGAGGACACGGGCGACGGCAAAGCGTGGGACACCGAGCCCTACTCGcgcgaggaggtcgagcgCATCGGCCGCCTGGCCGGCTTCCTCGCCATTGCCCGCGGCGAGAAGACGGTGTGGAGCTTGGACAAGGCCAACGTGCTGGCGACGAGCCGCCTGTGGCGCAAGGTCATCACAGAGCTGTTTGAGCGCGAGTTCCCCCAGCTCAAGATTGAGCACCAGCTCATCGACTCGGCCGCCATGCTGCTCGTCAAGAGCCCCCGCGCCctcaacggcgtcgtcgtcacgaGCAACCTGTTTGGCGACATTATCTCTGACGAGGCGAGCGTCATCCCTGGTAGCATCGGCCTGCTGCCCAGTGCCAGCCTGAGCGGCatccccgacggcaagggcaagTGCAACGGCATCTACGAGCCCATCCACG GCTCCGCCCCCGACATCTCCGGCAAGGGCATCGTCAACCCCATCGGCACCATCCTCTCCGTCGCCATGATGCTGCGCTACTCCCTCAACCTGCCCAAGGAGGCCcaggcggtcgaggacgcTGTCAAGGCTGTCATTGACAACGGCGTGAGAACAAAggacctcggcggcagcgccggcaCTAAGGAGGTCGGTGACGCCATCGTTGCGGAGCTGGCCAAGGCCCTGAAGGCATGA
- a CDS encoding Repetitive proline-rich cell wall protein, producing the protein MKFATALLAFAAIALATEDHDHDKGKDKTKTIVTEVLTTYTTVCPVTVTKPGHGTTHYEVITTTSTVVEKVPTTVYEHLPGHTDYVTKTDVEYTTYTSLCPVTETITGEGHTYTKTYTTISTIVEKVPTKVWETVPGPTVIEKTKEVEYTTITKLVPHTKTLTQDGHTITQTYTETETIVTKVPTKVWETVKLPDVTKTEKDVEYTTITKLVPHTKTLTQDGHTITQTYTETETIVTKVPTKVWETVKLPDVTKTEKGVEYTTLTSLCPITETKTVGGETVVITWISTSTIVTQVPTKVDVYTTVKTTQHLSTEVYETVTKPVTTYQTIEHGETHWVTATGTKTITVEKVHTITEVLVETKTKHVEVTHAVTVGGEDVVTQKSWVYVTVSGTVYATQTRAPVTVVVPTTSAVTIPATTVASTVVGTSAPVVVETGSADARKAPAAVFLAGVLGAVALL; encoded by the exons ATGAAGTTCGCCACTGCTCTGTTGGCGTTTGCCGCCATCGCTCTTGCTACTGAGGACCATGACCACGACAAGGGTAAggacaagaccaagaccaTTGTGACGGAAGTCTTGACCACCTACACCACCGTCTGCCCGGTCACCGTCACCAAGCCTGGCCATGGCACTACCCACTACGAGGTCATCACCACAACCTCTACCGTCGTGGAGAAAGTACCAACAACGGTCTACGAACATCTCCCGGGACACACAGATTATGTCACCAAGACCGACGTTGAATACACCACCTACACGAGCTTGTGCCCGGTG ACGGAAACTATCACTGGCGAGGGCCACACCTACACAAAGACCTACACGACAATCAGCACGATTGTTGAGAAGGTTCCCACAAAGGTGTGGGAGACTGTCCCGGGCCCCACGGTCATTgagaagaccaaggaggTCGAGTACACGACCATCACTAAGCTTGTTCCCCAC ACCAAGACCCTGACCCAGGATGGGCACACAATCACTCAGACGTacaccgagaccgagacgaTCGTCACAAAGGTACCAACCAAGGTCTGGGAGACTGTCAAGCTCCCCGATGTTACCAAGACCGAGAAGGACGTCGAGTACACGACAATCACTAAGCTCGTCCCTCAC ACCAAGACCTTGACCCAGGATGGGCACACAATCACTCAGACGTacaccgagaccgagacgaTCGTCACAAAGGTACCAACCAAGGTCTGGGAGACTGTCAAGCTTCCCGACGTTACCAAGACCGAGAAGGGTGTCGAGTACACAACATTGACGAGCCTCTGCCCGATCACCGAAACGAAGACTGTTGGCGGAGAGACCGTCGTCATTACGTggatctcgacctcgactaTCGTCACTCAGGTCCCCACCAAGGTCGACGTGTACACTACCGTCAAGACCACCCAGCACCTCTCCACGGAGGTCTACGAGACCGTCACCAAGCCCGTCACCACCTACCAAACGATCGAACACGGCGAGACCCACTGGGTCACGGCCACTGGCACCAAGACCATCACCGTTGAGAAGGTCCACACCATCACGGAGGTCCTGGTTGAGACCAAGACGAAGCACGTTGAAGTCACCCACGCTGTCActgtcggcggcgaagatgTCGTGACCCAGAAGTCCTGGGTCTACGTCACCGTCTCCGGCACGGTCTACGCTACGCAGACCAGAGCACCCGTCACCGTTGTCGTCCCCACGACGAGTGCAGTGACAATTCCTGCGACGACTGTGGCGAGCACTGTGGTCGGCACTTCCGCCCCCGTCGTTGTTGAGACCGGTAGTGCGGACGCCCGTAAGGCGCCGGCCGCTGTCTTTCTGGCCGGTGTCTTGGGTGCCGTTGCGCTTCTCTAA
- a CDS encoding UVI-1h, giving the protein MRFSILKAAVAALAVCNDVVLGQFTPAQVVMNIEVITTKSQALIAPAQNINLISGALLIIGQGPFPKIIAGFTDIVTTAGVALVQMRGMPPVPAGAQSDAIFEAFRTFVKVHQQLLNVLIGKAGLFTTIPIVGEPVAVVLRAVEDIVDTVAFALIDAVQSRAKDLEAELDSLTGTIQTATKQYSGIQL; this is encoded by the exons ATGCGTTTCTCCATCCTCAAGGCCGCGGTTGCCGCTCTGGCTGTCTGCAATGACGTCGTGCTTGGCCAGTTTACGCCAGCTCAAGTTGTCATGAACATCGAGGTCATCACGACCAAGTCCCAGGCTCTTATCGCTCCTGCACAGAACATCAACCTCATCAGCGGCGCCTTGCTCATCATTGGCCAGGGACCCTTCCCG AAAATCATTGCTGGCTTTACCGATATCGTCACTACAGCGGGCGTGGCTCTTGTTCAGATGCGAGGAATGCCCCCGGTCCCAGCCGGTGCTCAATCGGACGCCATCTTCGAGGCGTTCCGCACGTTTGTGAAGGTCCACCAGCAGCTTCTGAACGTCCTCATCGGCAAGGCCGGTCTCTTCACGACTATCCCGATTGTCGGCGAGCCCGTTGCTGTCGTCCTGCGAGCTGTGGAGGACATCGTTGAC ACTGTTGCGttcgccctcatcgacgcTGTCCAGTCCCGGGCTAAGGACTTGGAGGCGGAGTTGGACAGCCTTACTGGCACCATTCAAaccgccaccaagcagtaCAGTGGCATCCAGCTTTAG
- a CDS encoding Mus38-like protein has protein sequence MPLITSNRSQVADVNDDDNDDARNSAGTFSPSGSTTSSALQADDGKVAAFLARCGLKISAVVAVHEFVAARFPGYEAAPAPFQGYCSYTLLLLPLDRKGRRRDSGVEAGDGSDGGSGSGSGSGSATSGEDGNVRGGGSLLVQFRPRRHAIDVGICVDARGVFGDSVVPGVGDLGALSGLETTDAGARNGGELFAYVLERMGGVSLTEFRASSAALGADARACRRRVVADLAVVFVNSWRGRRDRRDIVVKGKVGGSLRWRVEAMAEGLPREFRRVARWAAGELAELEDTLPWVVTHGDLVPDNILVHPAPCGEGDDGARLRRMERAGGLVGLIDWAEAEWLPFGMGMYGLEEVLGEDVTIPTAEEEGGGAGGGGGGGGGGGGGGGGGGGGGGGGGEDHKQPGVDDSGTSITTTTRFEYYPEASSLRTLFWNEVGRVVGDEEVTRRARRAQVLGVLLWRGIAFDDGALGRVVDAQRDWWDVQRLGVWLFGNGGLGEGDGGGSGGEEADGDGETKKGAWLRRVWRVIGGCFKAF, from the coding sequence ATGCCTCTCATTACGAGTAATCGTAGCCAAGTCGCAGAtgtcaacgacgacgataacGACGACGCGCGGAACAGCGCCGGAACATTCTCGCCGTCCGGCTCAACAACGTCTTCCGCATTACAAGCAGACGACGGAAAGGTCGCGGCGTTCTTAGCGCGATGTGGGTTGAAGATCTCAGCCGTCGTCGCGGTGCACGAGTTCGTGGCGGCAAGGTTCCCGGGAtacgaggcggcgccggcgccgtttCAGGGGTACTGCTCGTATACGCTGCTCCTCCTGCCGCTGGACAGAAAGGGGAGACGACGGGACAGCGGGGTTGAGGCCGGTGACGggagcgacggcggcagcggcagcggcagcggcagcggcagcgcgacgagcggcgaggacgggAATGTCCGTGGGGGCGGCAGCCTGCTGGTACAGTTCCGGCCGAGAAGGCACGCCATCGATGTCGGGATCTGCGTGGATGCGAGGGGTGTTTTTGGCGACAGTGTCGtccccggcgtcggcgacctgggcgcGCTGTCGGGGTTAGAGACGACAGACGCGGGGGCCCGGAACGGCGGGGAGCTTTTCGCGTACGTGCTGGAGAGGATGGGCGGCGTCTCGCTGACGGAGTTccgggcgtcgtcggcggcgctcgGGGCGGACGCGCGGGCGTGCAGAAGGAGGGTTGTGGCGGACCTGGCCGTCGTATTCGTGAACTCGTGGAGGGGACGGCGGGACAGGCGGGACATCGTGGTCAAGGGCAAGGTCGGCGGGAGTCTGCGGTGGAGGGTGGAGGCCATGGCGGAGGGTCTGCCGAGGGAGTTCCGAAGGGTCGCGAGGTGGGCGGCCGGGGAGCTGGCGGAGTTAGAAGACACGCTGCCGTGGGTTGTCACGCACGGGGACCTGGTGCCGGACAACATTTTGGTGCATCCGGCGCCGTGCGgggagggcgacgacggggcaAGGCTGCGGAGGATGGAGAGAGCGGGCGGACTGGTGGGGCTTATCGActgggccgaggccgagtggTTGCCGTTCGGGATGGGTATGTACGGCCTTGAGGAAGTCCTGGGGGAAGACGTTACCATTCCAaccgccgaagaagaaggtggaggagcaggaggaggaggaggaggaggaggaggaggaggaggaggaggaggaggaggaggaggaggaggaggaggaggaggcgaggaCCACAAGCAGCCAGGGGTCGACGATAGCGGGACGTCCATCACGACAACGACCCGCTTCGAATACTATCCCGAGGCGAGCTCTCTGCGGACTCTGTTCTGGAACGAGGTCGGTCGGGTcgtgggcgacgaggaggtcacGCGccgggcgaggcgggcgcAAGTTCTCGGCGTGCTGTTGTGGAGGGGCATCGCGtttgacgacggcgcgctcggGAGGGTCGTCGACGCGCAGAGGGACTGGTGGGACGTGCAGAGGCTAGGGGTCTGGCTGTTTGGTAACGGAGGgctcggggagggggacggcggcggcagtggcggcgaggaggcggacGGAGACGGGGAGACGAAGAAAGGGGCTTGGTTGAGGAGGGTTTGGCGGGTGATAGGGGGATGCTTCAAGGCTTTCTAG
- a CDS encoding Triose-phosphate transporter produces MAESDNFKTEARRSEEGHGLLNGDEKRVEESYDLEANASPATEQQTNAERNRNPVEYTISPQVKFGWLSAYFMFSLVLTLYNKLILGAFPFPWLLTSLHATCASLGCYTLLQCGYFTMSHLGRRENLILLAFSLLFTTNIAVSNLSLAMVSVPFYQVLRTTVPVFTVLIYRVVFGRTYEKMTYLTLVPIMIGAALTTIGEYTFTDLGFLLTFAGVVLAAVKTVATNRIMTGPLALPAMEVLLRMSPFAAMQSLACAIAAGELGNLNTMRSEGNISLATVIALLGNGILAFALNVASFQTNKVAGALTMSICGNMKQCLTVGLGIIAFGVEVHLFNGSGMILTMIGAAWYSKVELDRRARK; encoded by the exons ATGGCGGAATCCGACAACTTCAAGACCGAGGCTCGACGGAGCGAAGAGGGCCATGGCCTCTTAAACGGAGATGAGAAGCGCGTCGAGGAGAGCTACGATCTCGAGGCCAATGCCAGCCCTGCCACCGAACAACAGACCAACGCCGAGAGGAACCGCAATCCCGTCGAATACACCATCTCGCCTCAGGTCAAGTTTGGCTGGTTGAGCGCCTACTTCATGTTCAGCTTGGTCTTGACCCTCTACAACAAGTTGATCCTCGGCGCT TTCCCCTTCCCGTGGCTTCTCACGTCACTCCATGCAACCTGTGCGAGCTTGGGCTGCTACACGCTGCTTCAATGCGGCTACTTCACCATGTCTCATCTGGGACGCCGCGAGAACCTCATTCTCCTCGCCTTCAGTCTGCTCTTCACCACCAACATCGCCGTCTCTAACCTGTCACT TGCCATGGTCTCTGTCCCGTTCTACCAGGTCCTGCGGACGACTGTCCCCGTTTTCACCGTCCTCATCTACCGTGTCGTCTTCGGCCGCACCTATGAGAAGATGACATACTTGACGCTCGTGCCCATCATGATTGGTGCTGCCCTGACCACCATTGGCGAGTACACTTTTACAGACCTGGGTTTCCTGCTCACCTTTGCGGGTGTCGTGCTTGCTGCGGTCAAG ACGGTCGCTACGAATCGCATCATGACCGGGCCCCTCGCTCTCCCCGCCATGGAGGTTTTGCTGCGCATGTCGCCCTTTGCGGCTATGCAGTCCCTGGCTTgtgccatcgccgccggcgagctcggcaACCTCAACACCATGCGGTCCGAGGGCAACATCAGCCTCGCTACCGTCATTGCCCTACTCGGCAACGGCATCCTCGCCTTTGCCCTCAATGTCGCCTCTTTCCAGACGAACAAGGTCGCCGGTGCTCTCACCATGAGCATTTGCGGTAACATGAAGCAGTGTCTTACTGTCGGACTCGGAATCATCGCTTTCGGTGTAGAGGTCCACCTGTTCAACGGCTCCGGTATGATCCTCACCATGATCGGTGCCGCCTGGTACAGCAAGGTCGAGCTCGATCGAAGAGCCCGCAAATAA